CCGATGCTGCCCGAGTGTGCGGCCGGCACGACGCTCGGAGAAGCCAAGCTCCCGCCGCACATGGTCGATGCACTTGCGACGACGCGACGGGCTCAGAAGGGCTGCGCGTTCAGGCCTGAAAATCATTCACTGGGTGATTTCCTTTACGGCCTTCATCCTTTGCCGCCTAGGTCAGGATGAGCTTGCCCAGCGTACGCTCAGACACCGCCCGCCGAAGCCGCTGGTTCTCCTTCTCAAGCTCCATCAGTCGGGTGAGCTGAGACCGCTGCGTCCCGCCATACAGCTTGCGCCATCGATAGAACGTCTGTTGCGTCACGCCGACCTGGCGCACCGCCTCGGCAATCGTTGCGCCTTGTCCCTGCAGAACTTCAACCTGCCGAAGCTTCGATACGATCTCTTCGGGATTCTCACGCTTTCCAGCCATCGCTGATCCTCCAATCTTGTGGGACAATCTATCCCAGCTGGTGGACAACTTTCAGGGGGATATTCCAGCGAGACCCCTCACCGAAGCGGACCACTTCTTTGCGATTGGCTTCCAATGCCATGAGCGATGCTGAATGTCCCGGTCGATACACCCGTTTGACAGATAACCCGTCATCTTTCCGTCGGGTTTCACGATGGCCAATGAGCCAACTTCGTGCGCTGCCCCGCCTTCAATCGAAAGGGATGTGATCAGGGCAAACCGTCCATCAGCCTGAACAATGCGAGCGGCCGCGTCCACGATGTCGGCCACGCGCTCTGCGTAGATGCCGCCCCTAGGCTGCAACGTCTTCATTGACTACATCCGCAAAGGACTTGAAGAACTTGGCTGCCAGCTTTTTCGCCGTGCTCTGGATCAGGCGGCTGCCCAATTGTGCCAGCTTTCCACCGATTTCCGCCTTCGCCTTATAGCGCAAAATGGTCGTGTCCCCGTCAGCGGTCAGCGTTACATCGGCGCCGCCTTTTGCGTGACCCGCTGCACCGCCATTGCCTTGACCGGTCAGAGAAAACGCATCCGGCGCGCCGCTTTGATCCAAGACAACATTGCCACCAAAACGCGCTTTGACCGGTCCAACTTTCAGCACAACCTTGGCTTCCAGCTCTGTGTCTGAGTGCTTGATCAGCTCCTCGCACCCAGGAATGCACTGCTTGAGCACCTCTGGATCGTTCAAAGCCGCATAGACCTGGTCTTTGGGCGCGTTGATGATGATTTCGTCACTGAGTTCCATGTGTTGGGTGTCCTTTTCTTAGCAGCAGGGAAATCGGATGTTGTCAGCCTGCTCAGGCGTCATCTTGAGCTTCTTGCAGTAGACCTTCAGTCGTTCGACAAAGCGCATCATCCCGCTGTCTCCGCTTCTTTTTTTGCGTGAGCACTGCGTAGTCTTCCGGGGTGTCCACACGCAGCGAGACAGGCCAGCGGCCAGAAGAATTGCAGCGACGTCATCCATTTGCGACGACCGTTTCTGCGCGGCGTACACGCAACAGTTGGGCCAGGATCGAGAGGGCGATTTCCTCTGGCGTGACAGCACCCAAATCCAACCCGGCAGGTGCGTTTACAGCGTTTGTCTTTTCCGGCCCGATGCCCGCGCCGTGAAGTTTCTCGGCAAGAGCCGCGAATTTCCGGCCACTCCCGACAAAGGCGACATATGCGGCATCGACCGAGAGCGCCGCTTTCAGAGCATCAAGATCGCCCTGTCCCTGTGTTGCGATCACGATGAATTTTTGCTGCGCGTCCACCGGCTCAGACGCAAGGGCGGCGGACACCGCCCAGTGAAACTGCGGAGCAAGCGTGTTGAGCGCCTGTGCGACCGGGGATGCGCCCAGGATCACCAACTCGGGCATTGGCAGGCAAGGCTCGATGAAAATGTCCACGGTCCCACGCGATGGGCAGCCGTTGCGCGCAAAATGCGTGCCGTCAACGGTATCGCCGGGCGCTATGCCTTTCTCGGCGAGCAGGTCTTCTGGCGCGACCGAGATGAGCTGTGGCACGCCGCTTTGCAACGCCTCGACCGCCGCGCGTTTGACCGCACCGCGCGTGCATCCCCCGCCCAGCCAGCCATGCACGATTGTGCCATCCGCACTTAAGAGCGCCTTGGCTCCCGGCTTTGCCGCCGTCGCCCCGGCCGTTCTCACGATGGTTGCAAAGGCAAAGGGCACCTGTTGCGCCCGCAACTCCTGCGCTGCATCGGCCAGATCGGTATCGAGGATCTCTGCCGGGCTCATAGCGGACCCAATTCGGTTTCAAGTGCGGCCAGATCATCCAGTGTATTGGCTGCTTTGAACAGG
The window above is part of the Ruegeria pomeroyi DSS-3 genome. Proteins encoded here:
- a CDS encoding XdhC family protein → MKTLQPRGGIYAERVADIVDAAARIVQADGRFALITSLSIEGGAAHEVGSLAIVKPDGKMTGYLSNGCIDRDIQHRSWHWKPIAKKWSASVRGLAGISP
- a CDS encoding CoxG family protein; amino-acid sequence: MELSDEIIINAPKDQVYAALNDPEVLKQCIPGCEELIKHSDTELEAKVVLKVGPVKARFGGNVVLDQSGAPDAFSLTGQGNGGAAGHAKGGADVTLTADGDTTILRYKAKAEIGGKLAQLGSRLIQSTAKKLAAKFFKSFADVVNEDVAA
- a CDS encoding XdhC family protein, producing the protein MSPAEILDTDLADAAQELRAQQVPFAFATIVRTAGATAAKPGAKALLSADGTIVHGWLGGGCTRGAVKRAAVEALQSGVPQLISVAPEDLLAEKGIAPGDTVDGTHFARNGCPSRGTVDIFIEPCLPMPELVILGASPVAQALNTLAPQFHWAVSAALASEPVDAQQKFIVIATQGQGDLDALKAALSVDAAYVAFVGSGRKFAALAEKLHGAGIGPEKTNAVNAPAGLDLGAVTPEEIALSILAQLLRVRRAETVVANG